One Cricetulus griseus strain 17A/GY chromosome 5, alternate assembly CriGri-PICRH-1.0, whole genome shotgun sequence genomic window carries:
- the LOC100774652 gene encoding 60S ribosomal protein L32, protein MAALHPLVKPKIVKKRTKKFIQCQSDRYVKIKRNWRKPRGIDNRVQRRFKAQILMPNIGYGSNKKTKHMLPSGFWKFLVHNVKDLEVLLMCNKSYCAEIVHNVSSKNGKAIVERAAQLAIRITNPNARLHSEENE, encoded by the coding sequence ATGGctgccctccaccctctggtGAAACCCAAGATTGTCAAAAAGAGGACCAAGAAGTTCATCCAGTGCCAGTCAGACCGATATGTCAAAATTAAGCGAAACTGGCGGAAACCCAGAGGTATTGACAACAGGGTGCAGAGAAGATTCAAGGCCCAGATCCTGATGCCCAACATTGGTTATGGGAGCAACAAGAAAACCAAGCACATGCTGCCTAGTGGCTTCTGGAAGTTTCTGGTTCACAATGTCAAGGATCTGGAAGTGCTGCTGATGTGCAACAAATCTTACTGTGCTGAGATTGTTCACAATGTTTCCTCCAAGAATGGAAAAGCCATTGTAGAAAGAGCAGCACAGCTGGCCATCAGAATCACCAATCCCAACGCCAGGCTTCACAGCGAAGAAAATGAGTAG